A genomic stretch from Candidatus Methylomirabilota bacterium includes:
- a CDS encoding PIN domain-containing protein: MTGDALVDTNVLVYAYDSRVRPKQEKALALLRRLVVNGRGRISTQVLGEFYVAGTGTLDPPLSPAEAAEQIVALAAAWPVLPVTPLIVLEATRGASGHRLPYWDAQLWATARLNQIP, translated from the coding sequence ATGACCGGTGACGCGCTCGTCGATACGAACGTCCTCGTCTACGCCTACGATTCCCGGGTTCGGCCCAAGCAGGAGAAGGCCCTGGCCCTGCTGCGCCGCCTCGTGGTCAACGGGCGGGGCAGAATCTCGACTCAGGTCCTCGGCGAGTTCTACGTCGCCGGGACCGGGACGCTGGACCCGCCGTTGTCGCCGGCCGAGGCGGCGGAGCAGATCGTCGCCCTCGCGGCGGCGTGGCCCGTGCTGCCGGTGACCCCGCTCATCGTCCTCGAGGCGACTCGGGGCGCGTCCGGCCACCGGCTCCCGTACTGGGACGCGCAGCTCTGGGCCACCGCGCGCCTCAATCAGATTCCG